agTTTTTGTTCTTACAGTAGGAATCTTCAAGAAGTTTTGGCTGTAAATAAGAAACCTGCAGTTTATGCAGCTAGTAAACATATTATCAGCTCTGCCATTTGGCACTCTAGACTTGGACATGCTTCATATTCTAAACTTGTTCATATTTCAGAACTCAATGTTAAAGCAACCGATTCTGATCAATTATGTCATATCTGTCCTTTAGCTAAACAACATAGATTGCCTTTCTCTGCTAATGAgatcaaaactgaaaaatcttttgaatTAATTCATATGGATCTTTGGGGACCTTACAAACAAGCATCTCTTACAGGGGCTCATTACTTCTTGActattgttgatgattatacTAGGGCAACTTggacttttcttttaaaagataaaacatAAGTGTTTAACACTTCTGAAACCTTTTTGAACATAGTGAAAACTCAATTCACTCAACCTGTCAAAATGGTTCGTACTGACAATGGGACTGAATTtgtcaatttaaattttatatctcTTTTGCAAAAACATGGTATAATTCATCAGAAAACTGCTCCTTATTCTCCACAGCAAAATGGGGTAGTTGAGAGAAAACATAAACATATCCTACAAGTTGCTAAGGCCATCAGGTTTCAAGCTTCTTTACCAATAGATTTTTGGGGTGAGTGTGTGTTAACAGCAacttatttgattaatttattgcCTTCTGCTGTCTTAAACTGGTCAACACCTTATGAACTACTATTCCGAAAAACTCCTCCATATTCTAGATTAAGAATCTTTGGTTGTCTATGCTATGCTGTAAGTACAAAACCTCATAAGTCAAAATTTGCTGCTAGATCAATCAAATGTGTTTTTTTTAGGATATCCACCTGGACAAAAAGCTTATAAATTGCTTGACCTAGAAAACAAAAGGATAATCATAAATAGAGATGTTATCTTtcatgaaaattattttccttACAAAATAAGTCCCCTTTCTGCTTCTCATTCACCATGTTTGTCCTTCAACATAGATGAAAATCATAATGAGCAGTTAAAATCTGATATTAGTAATTCTATACATTCATTTCCTATTGAGTCTTCTCTTGATATTACTCCTTCTGAGTCCTCCCCCTCTTCCATTGAGATAGCTTCACCTACTCATTCTTTTGTTCCTAGAAATATTGATCATGCTGACCATATTTCCACTCCTCAAGTCACAACAAAAAGTGGCAGAGTGAGTAAACCTCCAAGCTGGCTCCAAGACTTTGTCATTCCTATAAAACCAAATCTCAAATCGGTTAACACTGCTTTTATAGGCTCAGCTTTTACACAACCCATTTTCTCATCTGCTTACTTATCCTTTCTGGCTCAAATTCACACTGACTATGAACCAACACATTACTACCAAGCTTGTAAGGATGAAAGGTGGTTGCAGACTATGAATGAGGAGCTTCATGCCTTGGAGAGGAATGATACCTGGGTTCTCACTACTTTACCTCCAAGTAAGAAAGTTATTCATACAAAATGGGTTTAcaagatcaaaagaaaaagtgatgGCAGCATTGACAAATTCAAGGCCAGACTTGTAGCAAAGGGGTATAGTCAACTGGAAGGCATAGACTTCCACGACAGTTTTTCACTAGTGGCAAAATTGGTTACTGTCAGGCTGTTCTTAATCATTGTTGTGCATTTTAATTGGCCTTTGCACCAAATTGATATAAACAATGCTTTTTTACATGGTTATGTGGATGAAGAAATATTTTTGCAGCCGCCACTTGGTTATTCAAAAGCAAAATCTTCCGAAGTCTGTAAGTTAAATAGGTCCTTATATGGGCTTAAACAGGCTTCGAGACAATGGAACATTGAATTCACCACTACTCTCTTGGAGCTTGGTTTTAAGCAATCATCTAATGATTACTGTCTATTTATAAGACACACTGATGAACATTTTACAGCTACAATagtgtatgttgatgatgttttaCTCACTAGCAATTCAGAGGATGCCATTCAATCTATCAACCAGAGAAAATATATCTTGGACACTTTATAAGATGCAAGCTTGTCAAATGCTAAGGAGGCCAATACTCCTTTGCCTTCAGGTGTTAAATTTAGTAGCTCGGATTCCGCTCAAATGGCATCTCCTGATCGCTTTTGAAGATTGATTAGCAGGTTACTATATCTCAATTTATCCAGGCCTGATAtctcattttctatttaacaGTTGAGTCAGTTCATGCAAGCACCAACATAAAATCAGTGGAATGCAGCCCTTCATCTTCTTATATATCTGAAAGGAACACTCTTTCAGAGTTTATTTCTCCCTGCTGGCACTTCTCTTCAGCTCATAGCCTTTTGTGATGCTGACTGAGCAGCTTATTCAGACACGCGCAGATCCATCACAGGTTTTTACATCTTTTTTGGGAACTCTCTCCTTTCTTGGAAGGCCAAGAAGCAAAGCACCATCTCAAAATCTTCTGCAGAAGCTGAGTACCGTAGTATGTCTAATACTGCCTATGAGGTTCAATGGATCAGTTACTTATTGCAGGATTTTGGTCTCAAGCTCAATGTTCCCATTCCTCTGTACTGTGATAATAAAGCTGCCATTCATATAGCTTCGAATCCTGTTTTTCATAAACGAACCAAGCATTTAGACATTGATTGCCATCTCGTTCGGAATCAACTGAAGGCTGGTTTTCTTGTTCCCACTCATGTTCCTTCTAAACAACAAGTGGCAGACATCCTGACTAAGTGTTTACCTCAGTCACAACATCACTATCTTTGCTCCAAATTGGGATTTACCAAACCAATCTCCAACTTGACGGGGGGATAAAGAAAGCTAAGCCAGCTGTATGggataattttttagtttattatgtATCTGGTAGTTCATATCTTTAGATCGGTTCTTTTACTATTGTTCCTTTTGTTCTCTTTTGTAATCTGGAActataaataagagaaaaacatTTGTTATAGGTGTGCTGTTATGGCTCCCATTaatcaattttcttcttttattttttgtttctcttcAAATTACTAgatatatattctaaaattttattatgatcacaaaatattttgttagATGATAAATTATCcaaaattacttattaaaaatttatttaatatcaagTATCgatcacataaaaaaaattgaaaaaacatggggtgtaaataaaaatgactaaaacaataaaatataatgtaCTCCTTTTGTTCATATTGTTTAGCAAGGTCGTTCATAACTCGTCTCATCcgttcaaattttttaattacatgagtttccaaattttatttttcattggTCCAGGTTTTTCAATAATCACTGAAGGAAAATTTAGCCATTATGGTCCGGTGTTAGTTCAGCGGGACGTTTCCCGTGAACAACAATACATGTGATCATCTTATGGTGGAAAGAATTGGCAAGAGCTTCTTTGTTGATATCGCCTACGAGAACCTGCCCGCCTATCATTCCACATGCTCCAATATATCTGGACAGGTTCTACTTCTGAATTCATGGGCTTATTGTTGTCGTCGGCGTCCAAAACTTGAAGCTGGCTTGGGTTTAAAGATATTGCATGTTCTTAAACTCTTCTATGCTTTATAAGCTAGTTGCATCCCCGATCATGAACGAAGGCTTTgtctttgaaattttatgcTCTCGTTTTCTCGATTGCACAAAACAGCCAcgagttattattttttcgcTTTGAAGCTCTCTGAAATCAAATTTTCTGGATTTACATCCCCATGCACAATGGATGCTGAATTTCTAGCATGACAATTGGTTGGGCAACACCTTCGCCTCTCGGCTTAATCTTCCCCTCCATCTATGCAAATTTTTGGCAGGACTACTCTCGATCAGATTACTATATTGATAGGGTATGGAGGCTGCCTCAGTTTCTCTACATTTCTTATCCATCTTTAGCAGAGGAAATTGAACAGGTTAGCGCATCCTACCTTCCTTCAGATGTTCTTGTTTGTTCCGGTTCAACAGATGGGAAAGTTACTTCTAAATCAATGAGTTTCTTCGCCACTCCTAAACTCCGAAGGACTGGTGTGAAGCTAGTTTGAAGTTTTATTTACCTCCTTCTAGATCTCTATTCTGCTGGAAAATAGTATTCAACAAGGTTTCTACTGATGACAGTTTGCGAGCTTAGGGTATGTACATTGCTCGGCTTTGCAGATTGTGTTGGCATACTTATGAAAGCACCACGCATGTCTTTGTAGAATGTCCTTATTCCATTAGTCTATGGACAGTTCTTGGGGAGTGTTTTAGAATTCGGAGTCCAGTGTCGGGCTGCACTCTTTGGGAGCTTTTTAATGCGGCCAGATGTCACTCTTTCAGCTCTCAAATCAAACCTCTCTTTATTACATCCATTGCTCTAGTTTTCTGGGCTATATGGCATTGCTAGAAACCAACCAACTTGCTTTTGCAAATATGTATAAGTCTATCTTTGTCTCGCTGCTGCGATTTATCAACAAAGCAACTAAAGAGTGTGAAATGTTCAAGGTCGGCTTCGCATATAAATCTCAATATGAGCTTTTAACTTTGAAGATGCTTTATGTTGCTTTTATTCCTATTAAGACTCCATCTATTTTGTGTGTTACTTAGCAACCTCCTCACCTGGGTTGGTTGAAGCTTAATACGGATGGGTCTGCTCGAAGAGCTCCTGGTTCTTCAGGTGCAAGTAGAGTGTTTCGGAATTGCAGAGGTTCTATTAAAGGTTCTTTTGCCCTTCCTTTAGGCAATGGTTTTGCTTTTGAAGCAAATTTGGAGGCTacaatttagaaattaataaagcttaGGAATATGATTAGCACAATATTTAGTTAGAAAGTGACTCAAACTTATGTTGTCCACCTTTTTAAGTACATCCTATCGGATTGGTCTAGGTGTCTCGATCCTATCTCTCCCATGCAATTCTGTTGCTTCTCAAATTTACCACGAGGGTAGTTAATGGTGTTGCTGACAGGCCGACTCGAACAAGCGATTCTCCTTGATCGAGAGGCATGGTGGTTCCCAACCTCCAACTTCTACTTCCACCTCTTTAGCTCATGATTTTCAGATCTAAGGACACTAGATTTTCTTGATTGTTTTCCTTTTGCTtgtttcttgtatttttttctttttttattaataacattTTGGTGGGTCTGATAACGTCAGGTGCTATGAGAGTAGCATAGCCTAGCCGGGATGCTCAAGTCCACCTCTAAAGTCATTTTTCAATAGTTTTAAAGAAAtcacaatttaatatttatgagatttcATAATAAGAAACTAAAGAGAAATATGaccaataatttttaagtcaTTATCCATATAtgttatactttttattttaaagaataattttgtaaaatataacTCTAAtagattctttattttttaaatgtaaagGAGATAGTTGATTCGACTATCTATATTTGTATTTGACAttgattcaatttttattttatattattttttgagtttatttatgtaaaaaaatatatgtaaattgatgaattttttttaaaaaatttgaaaaaagcagtttataaaaattaaaaaaaaatcaatattaaattaaaatatccaGATTTACTTTTTGAACACAACAATGATTCTAAACAGACCCTGTATTTGGAAACTCAAATTTCAGtctctattttaaatttaataaatatactataagTTTCTATTCACTTTCAACACAAACATTCAAAGAGTCCTCCATCTTTGATCGTATTTCAAAAAAGCCCCCTCCCTTGAATTGGATTAAGACGGACTGGGCTTAGTTGTCAGATATCAccaattcaaataataaattgtgaTTAATTTGTGCCTCAAGAATTTATTGTTCTAGGAACTCATGATTCATCTGTCCTTCAATGTTTAACTACGAGGGAAGCAGTAATTTGTGCTCAGACCATGAGTTggaattttttcattttttagatGTGATGCTAAGAtcattattgattttattaataaccTAGTTGTTTTGTGACAGCGGATacatgaataaattaaattacatattagAATATGACATGATTgataatatgtatataatgaattagaataataatacaaggtgtattttagttatttaatttaggagTTAGAggaaatttagaattaaaatatgttggatataaagaaattttagaaCATATGACCTTCtaacaaaattttagatttattaagGGAATAAAATCGCGAGACGAGAGGATCATAGCaaacaatattttatttgattagattttgaatCATTACAGGTGATATTAGAATAGAACCCATATGATAGATACGTGATTCAAAAACAAACTAACATAAACTATAGTATATGAcaatttaatctaaaaaaacGTTTTGTAGTAGTTTTTTAAAATGGCAGCATTTTAAGACATAAGAATatatgaatgaatcgaattatacataaaaaagaaataagaaatgactaatatatatatatatatatatatatatatatatattattaaaactaattatatcATTTAGATATTAGAACCatctcttttttaataaatgaacTGAGATTATATCATTTACAATGAAGAATCCTTAGTCCCATGTTCTTGATGCCAATTTAGATATTATCTCAGCTAAAAGaactatatattatatcataCATAGTACTGATTTTTGGTTGTTGAATTAATAGTTTGGTCATCGGATATTTATACAGTAATATAtcagaaaaataactcaaaaaaaaaaaatctacattgattctttttcttcattaattATCATCGTCAACCAAAATATATACTGAGATTTCCACAAATATATTGAAACATACACTCAAAAAgggaaaattaaagaaataacttTGCAGCATTTATTTGGGAAGTTGTTCTTCAAGTAATACAAAAtctcataattaaaataaaataaaatagaaaaacccTTTTCTTGGTTATTCACTTATATAAGAGAAGAATCTCTCTTTTTCTACATCTTGTAAGGCAAAAAGGAATATTTTACACCTTCCAAAAGATAACGACATGAACTTGCAGATCCAAGTTAAAGCTAAATCCATTACATGAACAGATCcaagttgtttttattttttattttttggaaataaagaaacaaagattaattaattaaaaaaaaaaaagagtacaGATCTAACAATCAGTGCTTCCACAAGATACAAGAACTTAAGTTCTTCATGATCAACTGCAAACATTTAATTTGTACAATGGGAAAACAGCCAATAGCACCAACTACTTGTGGGAGATCCAAATAGGATTAATAAAAGAGATTATAGAACTCCAAAAACATAACAGAAATTAAGGTCAATCAAAGTTTGAAAGATACCcactaaaacaaaattaagatctctaattaaataaaattcttccAAGCTAAGCCTCCattaaaattagaagaaaacttcATCACCATTTTTCTCCTAAAAAAAATTGCTTCACCTCTCTCTATATCCCAATCTCCACATCTCTATGACTTGATCCTCCTTCACTTAAAAGCTCCTGCAACATGAAAACACGAACCCGAATAAAGAACAACTCACAAAGAAACAACAAAcagaaaaagattaaattttggtggcaagaattcaattcttcaaaataattttatttttttcaagaaaaaggactagctagttttattttttctaaccTGTGAACTCTTGCCAACATCCATTTCCTCATGAGCAAAACCAAGCCTTCTATTTTGATCAAAACCAAAAGAACCATCACAGCTGCTCTTATCAACTTTCTTGGACCCAATGTGGCTTCTTTTAAGACCAAGAAGACCTTTCCATCTTGTTGAAGAACCTTTAGGTGGTCTATGTGAGACTCCATGGTAACCATCATCGTCATCAACAAGAAGCTCATCTCTAATAGTCCTTTGC
The sequence above is drawn from the Ricinus communis isolate WT05 ecotype wild-type chromosome 7, ASM1957865v1, whole genome shotgun sequence genome and encodes:
- the LOC8262879 gene encoding uncharacterized protein LOC8262879 isoform X1 translates to MACLDMYNSEHQGQYCPPISPRISFSNDFADSQQIIKQERSSSSRSEAPVSTDFEFSVTNYSMMSADELFFKGRLLPFKDNGNNNKSNQMQRTIRDELLVDDDDGYHGVSHRPPKGSSTRWKGLLGLKRSHIGSKKVDKSSCDGSFGFDQNRRLGFAHEEMDVGKSSQELLSEGGSSHRDVEIGI
- the LOC8262879 gene encoding uncharacterized protein LOC8262879 isoform X2, which codes for MACLDMYNSEHQGQYCPPISPRISFSNDFADSQQIIKQERSSSSRLLPFKDNGNNNKSNQMQRTIRDELLVDDDDGYHGVSHRPPKGSSTRWKGLLGLKRSHIGSKKVDKSSCDGSFGFDQNRRLGFAHEEMDVGKSSQELLSEGGSSHRDVEIGI